The following coding sequences are from one Bacteroidota bacterium window:
- a CDS encoding SRPBCC family protein, whose product MKSVVTTMTINAPSEKVWEVIAKGNGLEKWFSAIETCELEGPAKPGAKRICKTFQGNVLKETILAVDNYAMVFQYSIDEQDMLPTKDVLGTIHVTNLSPTETNITWLANYNLLDESMEGAVATGLDQLYQGGIKGIEEFLKNN is encoded by the coding sequence ATGAAATCAGTAGTAACAACAATGACAATTAATGCCCCATCTGAAAAAGTATGGGAAGTAATCGCAAAAGGTAACGGCTTAGAAAAATGGTTTTCTGCCATTGAAACTTGCGAATTAGAAGGACCTGCAAAGCCAGGTGCTAAAAGAATTTGTAAAACCTTTCAAGGTAATGTACTAAAAGAAACCATTCTTGCGGTGGACAATTATGCAATGGTCTTTCAGTATTCCATTGATGAACAGGATATGCTGCCTACAAAAGATGTTTTAGGAACAATCCATGTAACAAATCTTTCGCCAACAGAAACAAATATTACGTGGTTAGCAAATTACAACTTGTTGGACGAAAGTATGGAAGGTGCTGTTGCAACAGGTCTTGACCAATTGTATCAAGGTGGAATCAAAGGAATTGAAGAATTTTTAAAAAACAACTAA
- a CDS encoding DUF2262 domain-containing protein, protein MSRQWTIGDFQREFEETEKWTSSTYSSGVKLCDRAVQIQISLENCEVNNQAEYIADIANKHINWVVDNIETIRTHVANKMTSLANDWLQEGESEMSENDFKERAFLDVIKISATGEFDHNVPIEDGNLVLYFDDDDIFGGHTIQVWIDKGYVLDEDPTLMG, encoded by the coding sequence ATGAGTAGACAATGGACGATAGGCGACTTTCAAAGAGAATTTGAAGAAACCGAAAAATGGACAAGCAGCACTTACAGCTCAGGTGTGAAATTATGCGACCGAGCTGTCCAGATCCAAATTTCCCTAGAAAATTGTGAAGTAAATAACCAGGCAGAATACATTGCGGACATTGCAAATAAACACATAAATTGGGTCGTAGATAATATAGAGACAATCCGAACACACGTTGCAAATAAAATGACTTCTCTTGCTAATGATTGGCTTCAAGAAGGAGAAAGTGAAATGAGTGAAAATGATTTCAAAGAAAGAGCATTTCTCGATGTTATTAAAATATCAGCGACTGGTGAATTTGACCATAATGTTCCAATTGAAGACGGTAACCTAGTCTTATACTTTGATGATGACGATATTTTTGGAGGTCACACAATTCAGGTTTGGATTGACAAAGGTTATGTGCTTGATGAAGATCCAACTTTAATGGGCTAA
- a CDS encoding winged helix-turn-helix transcriptional regulator, with protein MKKSAFDLEHQNSSIESKIVASLERVSQAFRVLLWNESKEFSLSPIQVQVLIFLLHHSDEKKKVSYLADEFNMTKATISDTIKTLEQKQLIKKEYDQHDTRSYIIHLTKKGKDIAEQTSLFAKQIQVPIDRLHSTDKENLLLSLLDIIHHLNKSGIITIQRMCFTCHFYKSNKNGQEHFCGLLNTKLADTELRIDCEEHKLKQTV; from the coding sequence ATGAAAAAATCAGCGTTTGACTTGGAGCATCAAAATTCGAGTATTGAAAGTAAAATTGTTGCTTCACTTGAAAGAGTTTCGCAGGCATTTAGAGTATTGCTTTGGAATGAAAGCAAGGAATTTTCATTAAGTCCAATTCAAGTTCAAGTGTTAATCTTCTTATTGCATCACTCTGACGAAAAAAAGAAAGTGAGCTACTTGGCGGACGAGTTTAATATGACAAAAGCAACTATCAGCGACACAATCAAAACTCTTGAACAAAAACAACTCATCAAAAAAGAATATGATCAACACGACACAAGAAGCTATATAATTCACTTAACCAAAAAAGGCAAAGACATAGCCGAACAGACATCTTTGTTTGCAAAACAAATTCAAGTTCCTATTGACAGACTACATTCAACCGACAAAGAAAATTTATTGTTAAGTTTGTTAGACATTATTCATCACTTAAACAAGTCAGGAATTATTACTATTCAGAGAATGTGTTTTACTTGCCACTTTTACAAATCAAACAAAAACGGACAGGAGCATTTTTGCGGACTACTTAATACTAAACTTGCCGACACAGAATTACGAATTGACTGTGAAGAGCATAAACTGAAACAAACAGTATGA
- a CDS encoding gamma-glutamylcyclotransferase, giving the protein MKETIHLLFSYGTLQLEKVQQENYGRLLIGEADRLTSYKIEKIQITDSDVLAKSQLEYHPIAIKSEDDGDFIEGMLFEITDKELIETDKYEVSQYHRILETFDSGKRAWVYVAKNIAI; this is encoded by the coding sequence ATGAAAGAAACTATACACTTACTCTTTTCTTACGGTACTTTACAGTTAGAGAAAGTTCAGCAAGAAAATTACGGTCGGCTCCTTATAGGAGAGGCAGATAGACTGACCAGCTATAAAATTGAAAAAATACAAATCACTGATTCAGATGTACTTGCTAAAAGTCAACTTGAATATCATCCAATAGCTATAAAATCAGAAGATGACGGTGATTTTATCGAAGGAATGCTTTTTGAAATTACAGACAAGGAACTTATCGAAACCGACAAATACGAGGTAAGTCAATACCATAGAATACTGGAAACATTTGATTCTGGAAAAAGGGCTTGGGTCTATGTGGCTAAAAATATTGCAATATGA
- a CDS encoding DUF2024 family protein, translating into MKVAVWDTYVTKKDGAIMHFDILALESIKDTTVIYNYGKDYLKSKGQEGQPLTSKNCRFCHVETVRPNWEEAINKKGYFIIEMENCE; encoded by the coding sequence ATGAAAGTAGCAGTTTGGGACACCTATGTAACAAAGAAAGACGGAGCAATTATGCACTTTGACATTCTTGCACTTGAAAGCATAAAAGACACAACCGTAATCTACAATTACGGTAAAGATTATTTAAAATCAAAAGGACAAGAAGGTCAACCTTTGACATCAAAAAATTGTAGATTTTGCCACGTTGAAACTGTAAGACCTAATTGGGAAGAAGCAATCAACAAAAAAGGCTATTTCATCATTGAAATGGAAAATTGTGAATGA